Proteins encoded within one genomic window of Prauserella marina:
- the hisI gene encoding phosphoribosyl-AMP cyclohydrolase, with translation MSELDPAIAERITWTKDGLVCAVVVEHDTSSVLMVAWMDETALARTLGTRKATYYSRSRRRLWVKGETSGHTQHVREVRFDCDGDTLLLRVDQTGPACHTGTHSCFDTEERVLLADDS, from the coding sequence GTGAGCGAGCTCGATCCCGCGATCGCCGAGCGGATCACCTGGACGAAGGACGGCCTCGTGTGCGCCGTCGTCGTCGAACACGACACGTCGTCGGTGCTCATGGTGGCCTGGATGGACGAGACGGCGCTCGCGAGGACGCTCGGCACGCGCAAGGCGACCTATTACTCCCGCAGCAGGCGGCGACTGTGGGTCAAGGGTGAGACCTCTGGCCATACCCAGCACGTGCGCGAGGTCAGGTTCGACTGTGACGGGGACACGTTGCTGCTGCGGGTCGACCAGACAGGACCGGCCTGTCACACCGGAACCCACTCGTGTTTCGACACCGAGGAGCGCGTGCTGCTCGCCGACGATTCCTGA